The nucleotide window ttcaaattttcacaaataTAGAAAGAAAATACTACACACTTTAGCCCGCAGCACGGCCCGACACAAAGCCCATGGGCTATGTCCAGTTCTTTCTAAGTGGGCAATGTGATCGCAAAATGTATTGGGTAATTTGATACTATTTAGTGTAAAGCCTATTAGGGTTTATGTGGACTCTTTTCTCATCTAAAAGGCTGAGataaaaaccctaatttgcGGCAACATTTCTTTCTTCCTTCATTTCCTTCATCTCCTTCTCCCGTTCTCCAATTGTTCAGCCGCAGGATGGTAAAAATTCATTCCTTTCTGTTCTCTTTTCAATCTCTTCAATGATAAGTGTTTAATATATGTGGATCTATGATTTCTGTTTGTTTTAATTCGCAATAATTTAAATGGATTTTCATGTTTTTAGTTGATTCCATCTGGGTATTTGACGAACTCATGATTCTAGATCTCATTGTTATGTAATGTATGCGAACTCATCTAGTTTAAATGGGTTTTCATGTTTTTAAGTGATTGTCACTTTACTTAAATGGGCTTTTGTATTTTTAGCTGATTTCATCTGGatatttgagaaatttttgATCACATTATTCAGTAATGTATGTGAAGTCATCTAGTTTAATTAATATGATGCTAAGGGTTTTGAATTTATTTCCACtttattgatattaaaaaaaatagattctTGGGTTTGTTTGAGTTTTCCAAGATGTTTATTTTGAGGTTGAAGATGTAGGGAGTGAGGAAAGTTTTAAACTTCtaattcttaattctattaGAAAAGGTGGTTTAGGTGATCAAAATGtaccttttaaaaaatttatttaagataAATTAGGGTTGTAATGTTGTCATTGTTTTATTGATTGTATTTTGAGATTGAAAGGTGTGGATTATTTCATCATGACTTTATGAGAACAAAACTACTAAATTGCTGAGTGAAATGGTTCATTAGCAATCAAAGGTGATTAATTGGTGAATAGTTTCCAATAATCCGATGTTTGTTTTGGTAATGCTATACACGTACTTGGTATTTGATGCTTATGATGAATTAGAGCTTTAATCGTGGTGGTTATCAGTTTAAGTGTTTCAGATTCATGTGTTTTTCTGGTTAATgtattaaatttgttttgaatatGCTTCCTCATACTCTTACACTGGCTTTGCAGGCTCCCAAAAAAGGAGTTAAGGTTGCCGCATCTAAGAAGAAGCCTGTAAGTGTGCTTTCTTGCTCATCCGATTCTATGATATTATTGCTATGTCATTTGAGTGGAGGATAGTAATTTACTTTGTGTGATGAgaccagtgtaacataattcgctaacTGATTCGctttttaaatttatgattCGCTCAAATTTACCCAAGAGTAGCCTAAAACTGACCATAATTAGCTTTTTTGAATCATGTGACAATAGATGAGACTAATAAAAAGGAGTAAAATTTGCTGGAtcccttgtttattttttgattcttTATAGCTATTTATGTGAGCTTAATTAGTTGTCAACTGTGTTATTAGTTATGTTGTTTCATGTAATTTTATCGGGAAAGTAAAATGTTTGCTGAAGTCCATACTCTATAGGATCAGTCTTGTAATACGAGCATAAGACCTTAGGCGATTCTCGTGAGTGTAAATTACTGTTGCAGCTGCAAACAGTTTCTGTGTTAATATTTTATACTCATGGAATTTTGCTTATTACAGGAAAAAGCTGTGAACCCTTTGTTCGAGAAGCGACCTAAGCAATTTGGTATTGGTGGTGCTCTTCCCCCAAAGAAAGACCTTACCAGGTTTGTCAAATGGCCGCGGGTCGTCCAAATACAGAGGAAGAGAAGAATTCTGAAGCAGCGTTTGAAGGTTCCTCCAGCTATCAATCAATTCACCAAGGCCCTTGACAAGAACTTGGgtaattttctttgtttgtcGGGAACTACGTTCAGGACTTCAATACTTTTCGATTACGGAATTTATGTATATCTTTGCTATTATACTTCTAGTGCTAATTCTAATATTTATCCTGTAGCTTCCAACCTTTTTAAGTTGCTGCTCAAGTACAGACCCGAGGACAAAGCAGCCAAAAAGGAAAGGCTTTTGAAAGCTGCACAAGCTGAAGCTGAGGGTAAAAAGCCCGAGGCAAAGAAACCCGTTGTGGTCAAATACGGTCTCAACCACATTACTTATCTTATTGAGCAGGTGATCTATTACATGTTCATTtgactattttattttagttcatTAGAGTATTAAAGTGCCATTGCTGTGTATGTTCCTGAAAATATTCATATCAATATTGCAGGGTAAGGCACAGTTGGTTGTTATTGCCCATGATGTCGACCCGATTGAGCTTGTTGTTTGGCTTCCTGCCCTTTGCCGTAAGATGGAAGTTCCTTACTGCATTGTCAAGGGAAAAGCCCGTCTTGGAACGGTAATCTATTTGTTTGTTGATTCTAGCTTTTTGTTTCCTATGTCATAAGATAGATGTTAATCCTTTCCCTGTTTATAAGAACAGATTGTTCACAAGAAAACCGCTGCAGCTCTATGTTTGACATCGGTAAAGAATGAAGACAAGATGGAATTCAGCAGAATTGTCGAGGCTGTCAAGGTGATAATTTTATGCCTGTTGCCTATTCAATTTCATCATTTATGCTCATTGTGCTCTTATTCTTGACTCTATTATACGAGTCATCCAACTCTCTCTTTTAGTGAGGCTATAAAGATGATAATTTTGTGCCCGTTTCCTGAACGGGttatattgggtatgatgatgatgggcTCATATACTAAACTCCATTTTATGAGTCCTCGACTCTGTTTAGCTGGATGATCAAATAAATCGCTGAACATGTTTTTCAAAGTTTAACGATTTCCTTTTGTTAACACTTGGATTGTTTATTTTGACAGGCGAACTTCAATGACAAGTTCGATGAGCATAGGAAGAAGTGGGGAGGCGGTATCATGGGTTCCAAATCTCAAGCGAAGATGAAGGCAAGAGAGAAGGTGTTGGCCAAAGAGGCTGCCCAACGTATGACTTAGGTGCTgagaaattattttgttttacagAATCCCTAGACATTATTATGTTTAAGtcttttttggtatgtattttcACCTACAATTTGACAGTTAAGAAATGGATAATTTAGTTTCTTTGGAGTTCTTGTATGATCTTTTTTGGTAGTGAACTTTGATGATTGCCATTTCCCACCGTcacataaatttatatattgtttCACTGTGTATGATTTTTTAGTTTCAACCTTAAAGTTAGCATGAAGAAAAAGTAACGGAGAAGATTCTAACACAACATATCCAAATTAAAGATTCATTGAAGATTTATGCAAatgatattttttgttttaatatattcacttttttgttttttttaaaattttttttttactttttacactatttatgttaattttatttatgaatttgcTAATTTGTGAAAAACCCATATGTTACACTAtttactttttactttttacatTTAACGcgtgaattaaaaataaaatataatgtgattaataaatagtaattcaaaagtaaatgagacatttgaaaaGGAACATTGTATTTTTTGATAGATGTGATACAAGATTTTGCAACCTTGGCAAAACATTTAACCTATTTATAGACAGttgttattttcaattaaattttttaatactttggtTGATATACTATAATTCATTTATGGATGGGTAGGATTTGAGTTGAACTATCGACTCAAATTGGTATGATAGTCTTActttatttatgtaattatgTAAATGTTTATAATGAACACATGTTCAATCTTGGAttataattaaggttaaatttgACTAAattatatgatcaaataagaaaatagttTGTGGAAACATTAATTGTAATACTCCTAAATATCAAATGAGAATATTAAAAGgagattattattttaattgcattcataaatttttttttctctttatcttaaCGATTCTTTTTCATTATCTAATTGTTTCTTTTTCATTATCTAATTGTTTTTATCGTATTTTCAACTTAGATTTCCTTTTCACTGTCTTTTTTCCAAGAGCACATGGTGCTAATTAAAGGAACTTATGAAGTATATTTGATCTTTCAAAGTATTTATAGCAATAACAAGTGAAATTATTTCTTTGAGAGATATATCCACATAATCAACCCCTTTTACTAATTGATCGCTTTGACTTCGTAAGTGAGCACTTTAATGTTAAAGATGAGCATTTTAAGATTAgtaattattcatttttaacttttaagatcataagtaattacttaaaaattataaataaaccaTTACTACGAAAACACATACAAGTAAGAAATATACTAACAATAGAAACCACACAAAAATCTAACATAATTCATTAACAATAAGTTAGCTACATCCACCAAATGACATGGGAGAACATATATTATTAATGTGAGTGAAGAAAAATAAGACACATGATAATAAGGATTGATTGGTTATAaataaaacccaaaaacaaCAATATTATCTAATTTGTCTAAACCTAAACTAATTAGCTCCCGAACAATTATGAAGTTAGAGTAAGAATAGGTCATATTATGAACAATTATGAAGTTAGAGTAAGAATAggtcatattattatataaacactttaagactataataaGTGATCAGTAGAAAAAactataagtaattattttatgattataattaGCCACTTTGACATTGTAAATGATCTTTTTAAGATAATAAGAGATTACCTTAAGACTGTTAATATATATTAGACTAGTTCAATAAAAACAATCTCATTTTGAGACAGtaccatttgaaaatttttaaataataaagttaCGGCAAAGCAAAGGTGCCATAAGTCAAATCATTCAAGAATTCCAGAATGATTTATATGAATAGATTTCTTCTAATAGTTATTAGTAGATGAAATTCATGTATAGTTCGAAGCAACAAAATCGACCTAAAAAATAGATTTCTATGGGCGGGTACACTAGGTACGActcaagatgatgatgaatctTGCTCACTGAATAAGATCGAAATCGTCCAGTTTGTCGTTATATTGTAAaacttttttcttaatcttCGATGAATCTACCCAAGTTACGAAATCTTCCATATTCCTGGTAACCAGGAACGCTGGGTCTGTCACTGTCTCGGTCCCTACTCAAATGTGTCCTTGCTCAATGTATGTCACGGATTCTTTTAGATACTCGATGAACTTGGACCTCACCAATATAAAAGAGAGTCGCCGCCTGCAAAGAAAAGTGAATCAGGATCATATATGCTACTTCATCACACAAATCTGCATTATCAAAGTAAAACAttcacatttttattaaaagatGCATAAAAAACGTAAGTCATGACTCAAAtctcttttctctaattgataTTTATTAAACTATAATCATTATTAATGTTTAAACTTGATTCTTATTCAGAATCATAGGTTGATTTAATGTTGAGGGCTTTCCTCTCACTCTTATGATAGGAGTTCGATTCTCACTACCTACACGAAGGATTATCCCTTCCTCTATGCCTGTAGGTGTTCTTTAGCCTTACCCCGTTATCAGAAATCTAAATATACCGATCTGCTCCTCGTCCTGATCAAAACTGATATTTACTTAATGAGACTGGATTTATCGAATAAAACTTATTGTTATTCTATTATTTCGAAGGTTGATGACAAcaagtcattttttttttcttttacttacCTATGACCAGGAAACTCCCAACAGCCATTTAAGAGAAAAAAACTTGTGCATTTCCTTCCTTTCATAGTGCGACGTATCGGCTACCCCACCACATCGTGATTGCATTGTAAATGGTTATGGGGCTACTACGACCATCAACCGTAGTACCGCAATATAAGCCTTTAAAACTGAAAAACCATCCACATTAACCGCGAAATATGGTTTCCAACTGTACTGGCTTTACCCCAACTGTAGTTGCTTCCTCTCCTTTACACACCTAACCCCCACcccaaaaaagaagaaaactttTACCCAAAGGTACTCTTGCGAGAAACCGTctagacgacctcaaaacaagagaCTCGTATGCTAATAATTATGTTAGTTCGGCTTTTTAGCCCATCTATAGATAgcatctcaccgtgagaccgcCTCTCACAAGACTTTGTGTTACCGAAAAACCTTACAAGTACAGAATGTAGAGAATCAAGCAATAGGTGACAGGTGTACAGAGCAGCATGAGTACTGACCTGCAAAAAGATGATACACTCAAGCGTTCACACACAGCTAAGCTCTTCCTGTTGGGTATTACACCCATATTATATCTGCAGTGAAAGAATTTCAATTACATATAAGACGAATTATTTGCAGAATGCATCTCAACAACATTAGGAATAGTGAGCAGCTATAAATCACATCTAAGGTTATCAGGTTTGAGATTTCGCTTTGAATCGATCAGGAAATAGGATCGAACCGCGGGATAATATGATCCTGAAATCAAACTTACATATgttaaaatatttagtttccacCCATCATTATTCATTCCAAAAGTTTGAAAATTTGATCATAGAATCGCAGGATCGTAAAACACAATCGCAATTTTGATAGTCAATCTTATCACATACTCCATCATGTCAGGTATTTGTTTAAAGCGAGTTTACTTGATTTTTTCTCCGATCAATAAATGTGATCATCTTTAGCACTACATCCTGAATAATAACCGAGATAACTAACCCTAGAGTTTCAAATTTAGGAAACACAAGTAACCTAACGGCCCATTTGGTTAATGGTACTAAATGGTAGGTTCgttgtcattcccatggtgatgaaactttgattacaaaaaatttttgtttgcaAATTTTCATCACCACCTAATAGCACCTCTCCAAATattaatgcattggaatgagctttatgaagaaaatgagataattaaagTTGGACAAACATGGCCAACAAGGTagtcaagagatttttcaactaaaattacattaattttcatttccattatcaACGTTTAAtatcacctaccaaacgggccgtaagttGTTTCTCATTATAGCCTATTAGCATTCAAGCTTTTCTTTAATACCATCCGAACTTTATTACAAGTTATGTAAAATACTTCAAACTACCAAAATCTTGGGTATAAACTGTCATCAACAGAAATTATCAAGcacattatcatattaaaactCATAACATATCTCATAATCAATGGAAATGGCAGAATTGGTTTCTCTGGCTATGTCCAAAAGCGCGATTATCTACAACCTCAAAACACTCATATTGTATATGCAGCTACTAACAGCGTTGATCAAGAAAGAATCACTAAAAATCAATCACTCTGTAAATTTATAACATTCTCAATCTCAAAACCCATATCAATTAAGAGCTCAACCCCAATTTAATACATAACACCAATGTAGCTCACCATATAGCACAGCAAACCATCCGATAAACATGGATACAATCAAGAACTATCCGATTCACCAatgtaaaaaatcaaaagaaaaaattagaaaaggtttCAAAACTTACAATTTTTCCAGGAGATTGTCGGTCATTTCAATTCGATAAGGGTCTCTTGCATCCATCTGCTTCAATATGTAAACAAGTTTCTGCACCATTCTACATAAACTATTGTACCTATTTTCCAAAACCAAAGACCcaaattaaacccaaaaaaatcaaaatacatactccctccgttctctaATATTCATTCCATttgaaatattccactttaaggagagggaaatttaattaatatttttgacacacatttagaagataaaatatatacagatctcgttagattcgtattaatgtataattttttattatgtaatttttatgattttttattatgtctatgtagagatattaaagtttaaatttgaattaaaagCTGTGCAAAGAGTGaatgagaagaaaaaaagaaatggagggagtataattcaCAATAACCAATCAAAATAACCAATCAAAATTAAACTCATAGTTGCAGCCCAGATAGTAAAAAATGACCTAGATTAAACTCATAGATAACACTCCAAATTTAACAATAACCAATCAAAAGTTGCAACCTGAATAACAAAGATTAATCTCATAATAAAATACTCCAATGTCCAACATAACCAATCTAAATCAATAATAAGCCATCaaaattaacaaccaaaaaacaaaatcaagaataaaatcgacataaaaagaaaaatactttTTGTAATCATCACGTTCAGAAACATGGTAACGCTGCATAACACTGGCTTCTCTGTGACCTCCTTCTCTTTTCCATTCGAGGAAGTTCACTTTCTTCAATAATTTCTTCTCATGAAATTTCAACTtcctcatcttcttcaattaaTTTACTTCAGAGGGGGAAGAAAGAGattaataaaccctaattttttgtATGAATGTAAACCCTAACTGAGAAGATTGTAAGTTACTGAACAAGCCCGTGTTGGTTTGAACGTAGGGTCGGCTACAAAAGCATCTACTTCGGGTCGGGCTAAAGTTACCAGTTTACCACCCCTTCTATTCAATTTTTTGTTTAGTATTCTatccgtcttgtatgagaccgtctcatcgtgTAAAAACACAATgtaaatttgtaaaattaaatttaatttttttataaatttataaaataaaatgaatcaaGAAGAGTTGTTAAAGTCTTAGTTACAATGATCAAACTCTATTAAGTCTGTTCGACATAAAAAGGTTGTGCAGATAACTGTTAGATGTTTAAGTAAATGCAGCAGTAAGTGTGATAATTGGACGATTGAAGTTGTCTAAATGAAAGTAAAGGATATAATAACCATTGAAATCcaatttattaagaaaatgaaaaaaaaaatcttagacACCTACATCACTAAATAATACTCTAattgctaattttttttataaagtagtCATTGCATTATAGTTTCATGAAACAACTAACACGTTAATATTACGTATCCATGAAATTTGACTCCATATCTTTCACTAATTTTCTATTAAGGTCATTTTACCCTAATAAAACTTGAATTGAGTTAgtctaaactattaaaaaaaacagttacatttattagtttttttttgaaaaaaaaactagaaaGTAGAGTAAATGCTTATTGGAGATTAATTAGCCTAAATTTAAGGAGTAAACTTTGATATTATAAGGTGACTTTGGTTGGAAAAAAATAGGTATTAATACTTCACACAAGTTTTAGTTTAACGATGaggatataaatatataattttcaattttctctataaattataaaccctaaacccaaaacaaaacataaaatccGAAAAACCCTAAACATTCCctcaattttcttttcattcagTCACAAAAATTTGTTGAAAATGCCACAACTACCAGATCATTTGGAATTGAAGCGCACTCGCGTATCCTGCAAATTTGATGCTCCTAACGACgtttgtttt belongs to Amaranthus tricolor cultivar Red isolate AtriRed21 chromosome 17, ASM2621246v1, whole genome shotgun sequence and includes:
- the LOC130803921 gene encoding 60S ribosomal protein L7a-2, whose translation is MAPKKGVKVAASKKKPEKAVNPLFEKRPKQFGIGGALPPKKDLTRFVKWPRVVQIQRKRRILKQRLKVPPAINQFTKALDKNLASNLFKLLLKYRPEDKAAKKERLLKAAQAEAEGKKPEAKKPVVVKYGLNHITYLIEQGKAQLVVIAHDVDPIELVVWLPALCRKMEVPYCIVKGKARLGTIVHKKTAAALCLTSVKNEDKMEFSRIVEAVKANFNDKFDEHRKKWGGGIMGSKSQAKMKAREKVLAKEAAQRMT